The genomic DNA CCTACCTGGGGCAGGCCGGCGTCGCCACGCTGCTGGTGGGCGCGCAGCATGGCCTCATCGGCATGCAGATGAAGACGCCGGTGGATGCGAGCTACCTGGCGGACGCGGTGGTGCTGCTTCGCTATTTCGAGCTCGAGGGCGAAGTGCGCCAGGCGATCTCGGTGCTCAAGAAGCGCGGCGGCGCGCATGAGCGCAGCATCCGCGATTTCTCGATGACTGCCACAGGCCTCAAGGTCGGCGAGCCGCTGCGTCATTTCAGGGGCATCCTGACGGGCATCCCTGTTCCCATCGACGGTGTGCAGCATCCATCGTGAGCCCGCCCGCCGCATCCGCCGAGCAGCGCATCCTGTTGCGGACCGCAACCTCCAGGGACGCCTTCATGGCAAGCGCCGTACTGGCCCGCGCACAGATTGCGGCCCACACCTGCGACAGCCTGTGCGAGCTCGTGCGGGGTATCAAGGAAGGCGCCGGCGCCATCATGCTGGCGGAAGAGGTGCTGGCCGATCCGGCCGCGGCCGCGCTGGCCGACGCGCTGGGCTCGCAGCCGCCGTGGTCCGATCTGCCGGTGCTCGTTCTTGCCCGCCAGGGCGCGGATTCGCCCGTCATCGCCAAGGCCATGGACCGGCTCGCGAACGTCACCGTGATCGAGCGGCCGATGCGCGTGGCCTCGCTGATCAGCACGGTGCGCGCGGCGCTGCGGGCGCGTAACCGGCAATACCAGTTGCGCGGCCTGCTCGACGGCCTGCGCGAGTCCGACCAGCGCAAGACAGAGTTCCTTGCAACGCTGGCGCACGAGCTGCGCAACCCGCTCGCGCCGATGAGCACTGCGCTCACGCTCCTGATGCGCAAGCCGCACGAGCCCGCGGAGGCCCGGCGCTACTACGAGCTCATGGGGCGGCAGATCGACCACATGGTGCGGCTCGTGAACGACCTGATGGAGGTCTCGCGCATCACGCGCGGCAAGATCGAGCTGCGCATGGAGGCGGTCTCGCTTGAAGCGGTGATCGAGGACGCCATCGAGCTGAGCCGGCCGCTGCTCGAAGGCGCCAGGCACACGCTGAGCACGCGGCTGTGCAGCGAGCCGGTCGTGGTGCGGGGCGACGGCGTCCGCCTCACGCAGGTGTTCTCCAACCTGCTCAACAACGCCGCCAAGTACACCGCGCCCGGCGGAAAGATCCGCATCGTGCTGCGCCGGGAAGGGCGCGACGCCGTGGTCGAGGTCTGGGACAACGGCACCGGCATTGCGCCGGACATGCTGAAGTCGATCTTCGAGATGTTCGTGCAGGTGAGCGGCACTTCCAAGGCGGCGCAGGGCGGCCTGGGCATCGGCCTCACGCTGGTGAAGAGCCTGGTCGAGCTTCATGGCGGCAGCGTCGAGGCAACCAGCGCGGGCCTGGGCCAGGGCGCGATGTTCTGTGTGCGCTTGCCGCTTGCCCGCGTCGAGGCCGGCGTGCCCGCGTCGTCGGCACCGGCCGTTCGCGGCTGGCCGGCCTCGTTGCCGGGCACGGTGCTGATCGTCGACGACAACCGGGACGCGGCCGATGCACTGGGCGAACTGCTGCGCTCGATGGGCGCCACCACGCGCGTGGCCTACAGCGCAGATGCCGCGCTGCGCATGGTGGCCGAGGGTCTGGCGCCCGGGCTCGCGATCCTCGACATCGGCATGCCGGGCATGGACGGCTGCGAGCTCGCAACCAGGCTGCGCGCCAACCCCGCGCTGGCCGGATTGATCCTCGTCGCACTGACCGGCTGGGGCCAGCACGGCGACAAGGAGCGCATTGCGGTGGCCGGGTTCGACCACCATCTGCTCAAGCCGCTCGACCTGCCGGCGCTGATCTCGACCCTGGGGGCCGCGCCATGAACCATGACGCGACCATGCTTTCGGCGGCGGACCATCCGGCCGGCAGGCCCTCGCTCTGGCGCCGCTGCCGCCGATGGCTGCTGCCGCTGCTGGGGCTCGCGGTGCTGGGCCTGCTGCTGTCGCATGCGCACAAGGTCGACTGGGCAGGCGCATGGGAGGCGCTGCAGCGCTATCCGGCGATGCTGCTGCTGGGGGTCTGGGCCATCGCAACCGCGAGCCACGCGCTCTACGGATGCTTCGACCTCATCGGCCGGCGGCACACGCGCCACCGGGTGCCGCGCTGGCGCTCCTGGGCCATTGCGGTGACGAGCTATGCCTTCAATCTCAACCTGGGCTCGCTGGTCGGCGGCATTGCGATGCGTGCCCGGCTCTATGCGCGCGCGGGCCTCGATGAAGCCGTGGTGGCGCAGATCGTCGGCGTGAGCCTGGCCACCAACTGGCTCGGCTACGGGCTGCTGGCCGGCGGCCTGTTCGCCGCTGGCGTCATCACGCCGCCGCGCCAGGCGAGCATCGGGGCGGACGCGTTGCGCGCGCTCGGCGTGCTGATGATTCTTCTCGCGGCAGCGTATGTGGTGGCCTGCGCCTTTTCGCGCGGGCGGCAGTGGCAGCTGCGGGGGCGGCGGGTGAGGCTCCCTTCGGCGCAGCTTGCGGTCGTCCAGCTCACGCTCTCCGCCGCCAACTGGGCATTGATGGGCTGCGCGATGTACCTGCTCCTGGGCCGGCAGGTGCCGTACGCCACCACGCTGAGCGTGCTGCTGGCCGCGTCCATCGTCGGCGTGATCACGCCGATCCCGGCCGGGCTCGGCGTGCTCGAGGCCGTTTACCTGGCGCTGCTCTCGGGCACCGTGCGCCAGGGCGAGCTGATGGGGGCCGTGCTGGCCTACCGCGCGCTCTACTACCTGCTGCCGCTGGCCGGCGGCCTGGTGCTCTACCTGCTGCTCGAACGCTACGCGGCGGGCCATCCGCTGGACGTGGAGGCCGACACACCATGGCGCGCGCAAACCCCCTGAAGCGCTACAAGGAAAAGCGCAACTTCGGCGCCACGCCCGAGCCCGAGGAGGGCGGCGCATCGGCGCCCGGCATGCTGCAGTTCGTGGTGCAGAAGCACTGGGCGACCCGGCTGCATTACGACTTCCGCATCGAGCTCGATGGCGCCATGAAGAGCTGGGCGGTGCCCAAGGGCCCGAGCTACGACACGCACGACAAGCGCATGGCCGTGCATGTGGAAGACCATCCCATCGCCTACAACCAGTTCGAGGGCGAGATACCGCCCCGGCAGTACGGCGCGGGCAAGGTGATCATCTGGGACAAGGGCAGCTGGACGCCCATCGGCGATCCGCGCAAGGGCTATAAGGCGGGGCACCTCAAGTTCGAGCTGCATGGCTACAAGCTGCGCGGCAAGTGGGCCCTGGTGCGCATGCACGGCAAGGCCGATGACAAGCAGGACGCGTGGCTGCTGATCAAGGAGCACGACGAGTACGCCCGCCCGGCCGCGGAGTTCAGCGTGGTCGACCAGTTCCCGGACAGCGTGGCGCAGATGCCGATGCCCGCCGCGGCGGTCTCGGCGACGGCCGAGGCGCCGCCCGCACCGGCAAGAAAGCGCGGCAAGGCATCGGCCGGCGGCATGCCCGCCGATGCGGTGAAGGCCGCCATGCCCGCCAAGCTCTCGCCGCTGCTCGCCACGCTGGTCGACGGCCCGCCGCCCGATCCGCAGAACTGGATCTACGAGATCAAGTTCGACGGCTACCGCCTGCTCGCGCGCATCGATGCGAAAGGCGGCGTGCAGCTGCTCACGCGCAATGGCCATGACTGGAGCGGCCGCATGCCGCACCTGCTGCGCGCGATCGAGCGCATGAAGCTCGCGCCCGGCTGGCTCGATGGCGAGATCGTGGTGCTCAACGAGTCCGGCGGCACGGACTTCCAGGCCTTGCAGAACGCCTTCGACAGCGAGAACATGCGCAACATCGTCTACTTCCTGTT from Variovorax sp. V93 includes the following:
- a CDS encoding ATP-binding protein codes for the protein MASAVLARAQIAAHTCDSLCELVRGIKEGAGAIMLAEEVLADPAAAALADALGSQPPWSDLPVLVLARQGADSPVIAKAMDRLANVTVIERPMRVASLISTVRAALRARNRQYQLRGLLDGLRESDQRKTEFLATLAHELRNPLAPMSTALTLLMRKPHEPAEARRYYELMGRQIDHMVRLVNDLMEVSRITRGKIELRMEAVSLEAVIEDAIELSRPLLEGARHTLSTRLCSEPVVVRGDGVRLTQVFSNLLNNAAKYTAPGGKIRIVLRREGRDAVVEVWDNGTGIAPDMLKSIFEMFVQVSGTSKAAQGGLGIGLTLVKSLVELHGGSVEATSAGLGQGAMFCVRLPLARVEAGVPASSAPAVRGWPASLPGTVLIVDDNRDAADALGELLRSMGATTRVAYSADAALRMVAEGLAPGLAILDIGMPGMDGCELATRLRANPALAGLILVALTGWGQHGDKERIAVAGFDHHLLKPLDLPALISTLGAAP
- a CDS encoding lysylphosphatidylglycerol synthase domain-containing protein, producing the protein MNHDATMLSAADHPAGRPSLWRRCRRWLLPLLGLAVLGLLLSHAHKVDWAGAWEALQRYPAMLLLGVWAIATASHALYGCFDLIGRRHTRHRVPRWRSWAIAVTSYAFNLNLGSLVGGIAMRARLYARAGLDEAVVAQIVGVSLATNWLGYGLLAGGLFAAGVITPPRQASIGADALRALGVLMILLAAAYVVACAFSRGRQWQLRGRRVRLPSAQLAVVQLTLSAANWALMGCAMYLLLGRQVPYATTLSVLLAASIVGVITPIPAGLGVLEAVYLALLSGTVRQGELMGAVLAYRALYYLLPLAGGLVLYLLLERYAAGHPLDVEADTPWRAQTP